The following proteins come from a genomic window of Ornithinimicrobium cryptoxanthini:
- a CDS encoding exonuclease domain-containing protein: MRWRRGSADRDRPVTELDLLAVDLETTGLDPSRHEVLSVGMVPVHGLSIALGGARGYAVRPAGPGGVGESAAVHGITDDTAAGARSLSEVLPVVLAALEGRVLLAHHARIETGFLDAACRGHGVALPDLVVVDTVRLQRRVLRRGRSHAQVADQELGLAAARRHLGLPRYRSHDALTDALACAELYLAQVAALAGDGTMTLRQLQ, translated from the coding sequence ATGAGGTGGCGACGGGGCAGCGCCGACAGAGACCGGCCCGTCACCGAGCTGGACCTGCTGGCGGTCGACCTCGAGACGACCGGCCTCGACCCATCCAGGCACGAGGTTCTCAGCGTGGGGATGGTCCCTGTCCACGGGCTCAGCATTGCGCTCGGCGGGGCACGGGGGTATGCCGTGCGTCCGGCGGGTCCTGGCGGCGTGGGGGAGAGCGCAGCCGTCCACGGCATCACCGACGACACGGCCGCGGGTGCCAGGTCTCTGAGCGAGGTGCTCCCTGTGGTGCTGGCGGCGCTGGAGGGTCGGGTGCTCCTGGCCCACCACGCCCGCATCGAGACCGGCTTCCTTGACGCGGCCTGCAGGGGGCACGGCGTCGCGCTGCCCGACCTGGTGGTCGTCGACACGGTCCGACTGCAGCGCCGGGTGCTGCGCCGCGGCCGGTCGCACGCCCAGGTCGCGGACCAGGAGCTGGGGCTGGCTGCGGCACGGCGCCACCTGGGTCTGCCGCGCTATCGCTCACACGACGCCCTCACTGATGCGCTCGCCTGCGCCGAGCTCTATCTGGCGCAGGTCGCCGCGCTCGCCGGTGACGGCACGATGACCCTGCGGCAGCTGCAGTGA
- a CDS encoding NADH-quinone oxidoreductase subunit A has protein sequence MDYHPYLPLLFFFALGLLFAGGSMGAGAVIGQKSYNRAKSEAYECGIQPTPQAAEGGRIPIKFYLTAMLFIIFDVEVLFLYPFAVAFDQVGLFSLLAMLLFLFVVSVPFVYEWSRGGLEWD, from the coding sequence ATGGACTACCACCCGTACCTACCGCTGTTGTTCTTCTTTGCACTCGGCCTGCTGTTCGCCGGGGGCTCGATGGGCGCGGGGGCGGTCATCGGCCAGAAGAGCTACAACCGGGCCAAGTCGGAGGCCTATGAGTGCGGGATCCAGCCGACGCCGCAGGCCGCCGAGGGCGGGCGCATCCCCATCAAGTTCTATCTGACGGCCATGCTCTTCATCATCTTTGACGTCGAGGTGCTCTTCCTCTATCCGTTCGCGGTCGCGTTCGACCAGGTGGGGCTCTTCTCGCTGCTGGCGATGCTGCTGTTCCTGTTTGTGGTCTCCGTCCCCTTCGTCTATGAGTGGAGCCGGGGTGGGCTTGAGTGGGACTGA